DNA sequence from the Ramlibacter agri genome:
GCTGCGGGTTGTCCGAGGTCAGCTGGCGCAGCTGCAGCACGGCCTGCCCGGCATCGGTGATGGCGAGGTCGCGCTGCTGCAGGAAGGTGGCCCGGCCGTCCAGCAGGAAGCCGCGCTGCGCGGCGTCGATGGCGGAGAAGCTTTCGCGGAAGCGGCCGAGCGTGCCCAGCACCTCTTCCGAGTGGCGGACCCAGCCGGCCGCCCGTTCAGTTTCCTTCAGGGTGGCGGTAAGGGTCCAGGCGACGAAGCTGATGACGACCGCCGCTGCGAGCAGCGGACCGGCGATCAAGGCACGGGAAGGCGGACGACGGAGCACGGCCGGAAGGCATTGTTGTTCTTGCCTTCTGCATATTAGCCTCGCAGCGCCCGCTCAGGCGGCGAACAGCCGTCCGAAACCTGGTACGCGCGCGTCCCGGCCGCCCAGGCGCACGACATCCCAGAAGCCTGCGGGCGAACTCGCCGTGGCCGGCAGGCCCAGCTCGTCCTCCAGCTGCTTGATCGCATCCAGCGTCAGCAGGCCGCCGCAGGAGATGAAGATGCCCTGCGCGCTGCGGTCCTGCGCGTAGACTTTTTTCGACAGCGACACGAGCGCTTCCGTACTCACTTCGCCGACTTCCTGGACGCCGGTGATGGACAGGCCTTCGATCGCCGTCACCGTGAAACCGCAATGCGTGAGATAGGCGACGAGCTTGTCGTTGAGTTCGTCGATGTAGGAAGTGGCCACCGCCACGCGCTGCACGCCCAGCGTCTGCAGCGCGCGCACGATCGCGTGGCTCATCGTCGTGCAAGGCACGCCGGTGGCTTCCTCCATCGCGCGGCGCAGCGACTCGGTGAACTCCGGGCCGCGGTAGAAGCTGATGGACGTGCCCATCATCGACACCACTTCGGCGCCGGCCTTGCGCAGCTCCACCGCGCGCTCGACGATCGTGTCGACCACCGGCGCGAAGCCTTCCGGCGAGACACCGCCGATGCCGAGGCCGCGCGCGATGAAACGATAACGTTCGCCGTACAGCATGGGGCCGTCGTGCGGCACGCGGCCATGGCCGGGCGGCACGACGAGGCCGATGCAGGGATTGTTGCTGTTCATTCGGCCGAGATCTTCTGGTCCCTGATGACCTTGGCCCACTCGGCCGATTCGCGCTGCATCTCCGGGCCCAGCTGCGCGGGCGGCAGGTAGGCCGGGAAGGCGCCCTGCTGTGCGGCGGCCTGCACCATCTCTGGCGAGGCCAGCACCGTCTTCACCGCTTCGTTCAGCTTCTCCACGATGGGTGCCGGCGTGCCCGCGGGCGCCAGCACCATCAGGCGCGGCGCCACGTTGAAGCCGGGCAGCGCATCGGCCATCGCCGGCACGTTCTCGGCGCCGGCGAGCTTGCCGGTGTTCATCAGCGCGAGCGCCTTCAGCTTGCCGCCCTTCGCCTGCGCCAGGCCGGCGGCGGCGCTGACCACGCCGATCGGCACCTGGCCGCTGATCACGTCCGGGATGATCTGCGAGGCGCCGCGGTAGGGGATGTGCGTGACGAAGGTGTTGGTCTTCGCCTTCATCATCTCGAAGCCCAGGTGGTGCACGGTGCCGACGCCGGAGGTCGCGTAGGAATAGCGGCCCGGGCTGGACTTCAGCAGCGCGATCAGCTCCTTCGGGTTCTTGGCCGGGAAGCTGTTGCTGGCCACGATCATCAGCGGAGCGACATAGGCGCCGGCCACCGGCACCAGCGCCTTCAGCGGATCGAAGGTGCTGCGGGCCTGCAGGAAGGGCGCGATCAGCAGCCCGGTCTCTCCCATCAGCAGCGTGTAGCCGTCGGCGGGCTGCTTGGAGACGTAGTCGGCGGCGATCACGCCGGTGGCGCCGGCCTTGTTCTCCACGACGACCGGCTGGCCCAGGACGGCCGGCAGCCGTGCCGACAGCAGCCGCGCGAGCGCATCGACGCCACCGCCGGCGTTGTAGCCCACCAGCAGGCGGATCGGGCGGTTGGGATACGACTGCGCGTTGGCGTTCGCCATGGCGGTTGCGGCCAGTGCGACGGCCAGCAGGGCGCGGCGGGAAAGGACTGCTTTCAACTCTGTCTCCTTTTATAGGTCTGGATCGGCGCTCAGGCGCTCAGGCCTTGCCCGCCCCGCGCGAGCCGGGGCGCTTGGCCAGTTCGGTGACGCGCTCGCGGTTCGGGCGGAAGCCGAGGCCTGGCGCATCGGGCAATTGCAGCACGCCTTGCGTCGGCTCCGGCAGGCCGTCGAACACCTGCTTGCACACTTCGACGGCCACCGAGTGGTACTCCACCAGCGAGCCATTGGCCAGGCCCGCGTGCAGGTGCATGTTGTGGTGCGGCCAGGCGCCGCCGTTGGCGAACTGGGTATTGAAGGCCGCGGCCATGCCGGCGATGCGCAGGCACTGGGTGTAGCCGCCGGTGATGCAGGCATTGGGCTGCACCACGTCCACGGCCTGCGCCACCAGCATGTCGCGGAAGCGGCTGGCGTGGCCTTCGTTCTGGCCGGCGGCCAGCGGGATGCGCGTCTTCTGGCGCAGCTTGACCATGTTGGGGATGTCGTTCTGCGTCACCGGCTCCTCGAAGAAGGCGATGCCGAAGTCCTCGATGCGCTGCGCCAGCGCGGCGGCGTGGAAGTAGTCGAGGCTGCAGTTGGCGTCGATGAAGATCTGCACGTCCGGGCCGACCGCGTTGCGCACGGCCTCGATGCGCTTCACGTCCTCGGCGATCACGTCGGCCAGCGGCCGCGGCTCGTCGCGGCGGGCCAGCGCGTGGTGGCCCACGGTCATCTTCAGGCGCTTGAAGCCGCGCTCGACCCACTGTTTCGCGGCCGAGGCGAGTTCGTCGCGGTCGAAGAAGGCGAAGCCGAAAGTGGCATACACCGGCACCTGCTGGCGCGCGCCGCCCAGCAGCCGCCACACCGGCTGGCCGAGGATCTGGCCTTTCAGGTCCCACAGCGCGAGGTCGATCGCGGCGATGGCGTGGCTGGCGTAGCCGGACTGGCCGCGCGGCGTCAGCAGCCAATACAGCTTGTCCCAGATCTGTTCGTGCCGCAGCGGGTCCATGCCGACCAGGTGGTGGGCGGCCACATCGTTGACGATGGCGGCGATCGCCTCCTCCTCGGTGATGGCGGTCATGCCGGTGCCGACGCGGCCGTCGTCGAGCTCCACGTCGACGAGGCACAGGGACAGCGAGGTGTTCTTGGCGCCCATCTTCACGGGCAGGTTCAGGGGGGTGGCGCGGACGGCAGCGATCTTCATAGCGCGGCTAGTCTGCGGGCTGGAACCGGGACGGGCAAGCGGGGTGCGCGAAAGGGGCTTTCGCGGTTGGCGAAGTCCGTGTTAACCCGAGCCACCTTCGAACGAAGCCGAACTTCCTAGGCCATTCGAAGGAGCCGAGCCATCGCGGCACCGATCAGCTTGCGGTCAGAATCGGGGGCTGGAGGAAAAGTAGATGCGTTTTCGGTTCGTGGGAGCGGCCTGCCTGGCCGTGATGGTCGCGGCGTGCGGCGGTGGCAGCGGTGGGGGTGGAGCGGAGTCCACGTCCCTGGCAAAGAGCAATCTCGTGGTCACGGCCACCGGTCCGACAGACCCTGTTCCCGCCGGAACCACGGTGCCGCTGGTCGTGGACGTCGCCAACAATGGCGAAGCAGCCGCCACCGACGTGGCCGTGAGCGCCACCCTCGATGCCCGATTGACGTTGAAGAACGCGACCTGCAGCGCTGCAGGCGGAGCGACTTGCCCACCGCTTTCGGGCACGACGTTCACGCCGCCGGCGGTGCCGCCCGGCGGCAGCCTGCACTTCGAGTTCGAGGCCGCTATCGCGGCAGGCTCGCGCGGGGCCCTCGTGAGCACGCTCAGTGCCACAGCGGGCAACGGCGGCACGCCGGCAGGCAGCAGCGCCCAGGCGCTGGTGACGGCATACAGCGCCGACGTCGCCGTCTGGGGATATGCCCCCGCCGCACTCCCGCACCAGGGCGACCGCGTGGACTACACCTTCGTCGTGTGGAATATCGGCCCCGACGCGGCGCGCAACGTCTCCATCGTAGACACGCTCGGACCGGGCCTGTTGCCGGGCGCGACGATCAGCTGTCGCAGCGATGGCGCGGCCCCATGCCCGGCGGCGGTGCTGGGCGCGGAAATGACGGTGCCGAACCTGCCGTCCGGTGGCGTTCTCACGTTCACCATCCTGGCGACCGTGGCTGCCGACAGCACCACGGTCGGCAACTCCATGCAGGCGAGAGCTGCCGGCGATCCGCGCGACGACAACAGTTCGTTCGGATTGTCGACGGGTGTCCTCGCGGGCCCCGCGTCGTCCCTGCGCACCAGCATCGCCCTGCAAGGCGACGCGGGCGACTTCATCACGCAGGGCAGCAGCTACTCGTACACCCTGGCAGACGCGGTGGTGACCGCTTCGGCCAGCGGCAACCGTTTCAACATGAACCTGCAAGGCGACGAGAACTGGAGCTTCGACCTGCAGCTTCCGGATTCGGCGGCAGCCTTGCAGCATGGGGCTTGGACCGGCCTGCCGCGCTACGCGGCTGTCGATCCTGCTGTCGGCGCGTTGTCGATCACCGGGCAGGGTCGCGGCTGCAACCAGTCGAGCGGCGCCGTCACCATCAACAATGCGTGGTACGCGAGCGGGCAACTGGTCGGCATCGACCTCGATTTCTCGCAGCAATGCGATGCCAGCACCGGCACGCTACGTGGCCACATCACGTGGTCCGCCAGCGATCCCACGCTGCCGGCGGGCCCCGTGAACCCGTTGCCCGCCGGCCTGTGGACGCCGGCACCGGCCAGCTTGCCGGCTTCCGGCAGTTACGTGGCTTTGTCCAGCGACACGGGCGACTACGTCGGCGCCGGCGTTCCGCTGTCCGTCTACACCCGGAGCAACGCGGTGCTGTCCCTCCTCGAGTCCAACGGCAGGGTGACGGTCAGCGTCGGCGGCAACGAGTCCTGGAGCGGCGACTTCGTCGTGATGAACAGCTTGTCGCAACTGCAGCCCGGCTACTACGGCAACCTGCGGCGTTATCCCTTCAACAACCCGAAGCGCGGCGGCCTGTCCTGGTACGGCCAAGGCCGCGGCTGCAATACCTTGTCCGGCTGGTTCACGGTCGACAGCGTGATGTACGACGGCAATGGCCGCTTGAGCCGGTTGGACCTGCGCTTCGAACAGCACTGCGAGTTCGGCTCGCCGGCCCTGCACGGCGTGATCCACTGGGATGCCAGCGATACCGCGCAGCCGGCCGGTCCCGCGGCGGAGCCCGCCGGACTGTGGACACCGCCACCGGGCGCCACGCCGGGCAGCGGCAACTACGTCTACCTGGCGAGCGATGTCGGCGACTACATCGGAGGGGGAGCGACCAGCATCTTGACCGATGCGACCAGCACGATCCAGGTGACGGCGAATGGCGCGCTGGCGGTCGTGCGTAGCGGCGGTGCAGGCGGCTGGACCGGCAGCTTCGCGGGCATGAACACGCTGTCGCGGTTGCAGCCGGGGTACTACGCCGGCTTGCAGCGCTACCCCTTCAACAACCAGGCGCTCGGCGGCCTCGACTGGTCCGGCGAGGGCCGCGGCTGCAACACATTGAAGGGTTGGTTCATGGTCGACGCGGTGAGCTACGACGCGCTCGGCGCACTGTCGGCGCTGGACCTGCGTTTCGAGCAGCACTGCGAGGGCGTGACGCCGGCCTTGCGGGGCAAGGTGCACTGGGTCCGTTGAGAGCCGTGGTGCGCTTCGGGCGCACCGCGGGCTAAGAGGAGCGCAGCGTGTCCACCAGCGTCCGCGCCGCCGCCGGCGCCTCTTCCCCCGTGCGCAGCGCGAGGTAGTGCGTGCGCTGCGCCCACTCCTCCGCCAGCGGAACCGCATGCAGCGGTAGATGCGCCAGCTGCGGAGCGAGCGCTTCGACCGGCAGCACCGCCACGCCCAGCCCCGCCGCCACCATGCGTGCCGCCGCATCGAAGCTGCGCATCTGCATCCGCACCTGGATCGGCTCGCCCAGCGCCGCCGCCGCGTTGAACAGGCGCGTGGAAACCGCATTGGCGCCGCCGATCACGATGAAGCTTTCGCCCAGCATCTGCGGCAGGCGCACTTCGCTCGCGCCGGCCAGCGAATGGCCCGCCGGCACCACCAGTGCGAGCTGGTCGCGGAACAAGGGGTGGAAAGCGAGACCGCGCGCGGGCGTCGCGATGTCGACCACGCCGACGTCCGCCCGCCCTTCCAGCAGCGCGCCCAGGATCTCCGGGCTCATGCGCTCCTCCACGTCCACGCGGATGCGCGGATGGCTGCGCGTGAATTCCTCCAGCCGCTGCGGCAGCACCTGCAGCAGCGCCGACGCATTGGCCAGCATGCGCACCTGGCCGGCCAGGCCCAGGCTCCAGTCGCGCAGGTCGGTGGCCAGCTGGTCGGCTTCGGCCAGCAGCTCGCGCCCGCGCTGCACCAGCATGCGGCCGGCCGACGTCAGCTCCACGCCGCGCGGCGAGCGCTCGAAGATGCGGATGCCCAGCGCCGTCTCCATGGCGGAGATGCGCGCGCTGGCGGCGGCCACGGCGAGGTGCAGGCGGTCGCTGCCGGCGCTGATGGATCCGGACTCGGCCACCGCGATCACGACCCGCAGCGTGAGGAGGTCCAGGCGCTCGTTCATGCCGCGGATTATCCCGTCCACTGCGTCACGGAATCCGCCTTCCGGATGTGGACGGCACGAGACAGGCATGCGCACGCCGCTTGCGCTCCGCGCCAGAATGCAATGGCAAGGAGGGTCAGACCATGGAAGCCCTGCGCAATCCCTACGCGCCACCGCGCGCCGAAGTCGCCGACATCGCAGCCACGCAAGGACCGGTGCAGACCGCACCGGCGCTGTGGAACCCGCGCGCCGCCGCCAGCTGGAGCCTGCTCTTCACGCCGGTGTTCGGCGCCATCCTGCACATGAGGAACTGGCAGGCGCTGGGCGAGCCGGAGAAGGCGGCGCGCGCCAAGGCCTGGGCCTGGGCGTCGTTCGCCTTCATCGTCATCCTCACCATCGTCTCCGCAGTGCTGCCGGATTCCAAGGCGCTCGACGGCCTCAGCCGGGTTGCCGGCCTGGGCCTGCTGATTGGCTGGTACTACGCCAGCGCCAAGGAGCAGCAGACTTACCTGGCCGTGCGCTTCGGCAAGCTCTACCCGCGCAAGGGCTGGGCCAAGCCGCTGCTGCTGGCCGTTGCCGGCATCGCCTGCTTCTTCGTGGCGGCCATCGTGGTAGGCGTCATCGTCGGGGTGGGATTGGGCCTGTAGAGGTTGGACATTCGGCGGCCGGCGCGTATAAATCCGGCATGCTCGAACACGCGCTCGAGTCCGACGACGGCATCCTGTACCTGCACCCGCGCGCCGCGCTGGCCCAGCAGGACTTCACGCAGCTGGCCGCCACCGTCGACCCGTACATCCACGAACACGGCAAGCTGAACGGCGTGCTGGTGGAAGCGACCAGCTTCCCGGGCTGGGACAGCCTCGGCGCGATGGCCACGCACCTGCGCTTCATCCGCGACCACCACCGGCAGGTGCAGCGCATCGCGCTGGTGACCGACGCGCCGCTCGCGACCGTGGCTGAAAAGCTGGGCTCGCATTTCATCGCTGCAGAGATGAGGCACTTTCCGGCGGGTCAGCGCGAAACGGCGCGGCAGTGGTTGCTGGGCAGGTAGGAAACACCGCGCCATTCACACACGGCAACACGGGTGCCATGCAGAATCATTGCAGTGGCTCCCGTTTCGAAAAACACAACGACAACACCTGCTCGCCGCATGCCGATCGGTGCCGAAGTTTCCGGCGCAGGAACGCATTTCCGTGTGTGGGCCCCAGCCGCGCAGCGCGTGGACCTCGTGTTCGACAAGGGCAAGGCTCCGCTGCGGATGACAGCGGAGCAGGACGGCTACTTCTCCGCCCTGGCGCCGCAAGCCGGGCCGGGTACGCGCTACCGCTTCCGGCTCGACGAAGGTGAGGCCTTCGCCGATCCCGTGTCGCGCCTGCAGCCCGAGGGACCGCATGGCCCTTCCGAAGTGGTCGACCCGCAAGCCTTCACCTGGACCGACGAGCGCTGGCCGGGCCTGGCCGCGCAGGGGCAGGTGCTCTACGAATTGCACATCGGCACCTTCACGTCCGAAGGCACCTACGCGGCCGCCGAGAAGCACCTGCCTGAGCTGAAGGACCTCGGCATCACCGCCATCGAGATGATGCCGGTCAACGAGTTCAACGGCCCTTTCGGCTGGGGCTACGACGGCGTCAACCTGTTCGCGCCGACGCGCCTCTACGGCACGCCCGACGAACTGCGGCGCTTCGTGGACAAGGCGCATGCGGTCGGACTCGGCGTCATCCTCGACGTGGTCTACAACCACCTTGGCCCCAGCGGCAACTACCTGCCGCGCTTCTCGCCGCATTACCTGACCGACAAGTACAAGAACGAATGGGGCGAGGCGGTCAACTTCGACGGCCCCGGCTGCGGGCCGGTGCGCGAGTTCTTCCTGGCCAACGGCTGCTACTGGATCGCAGAATTCCACTTCGACGGCTTGCGGCTCGACGCCACGCAGTGCGTGTACGACGACAGTGAGACGCACATCCTGGTCGAACTTGACGAGCGCGTGCGGGCGGCGGCCGGCGAGCGCAGCGTCTACCTCAGCGCCGAGAACGAACCGCAGCACGCGCAGCTGGCGCGTCCGCGCGACCAGGGCGGACAGGGCCTCGACGCGCTGTGGAACGACGACTTCCACCACAGCGCCATGGTGGCCGCCACGGGCGCCAGCGAGGCGTACTACACCGAGACGCGCGGCACGCCGCAGGAATTGGTGTCGGCCTGCAAGTGGGGCTTCCTGTACCAGGGCCAGTACTACGCGTGGCAGAAGCAGCGGCGCGGCACGCCTGCGCTGGACCTGCCGGGCCACGCCTTCATCCAGTTCCTGCAGAACCACGACCAGGTGGCCAACAGCGCGCGTGGCCAGCGCCTGCACCAGCTGACCTCGCCCGGGCGCCTGCGTGCGTTGACGGCCTTGCTGCTGCTGACCCCGGGCACGCCGCTGCTGTTCCAGGGCCAGGAGTTCGCGGCGAGCGCGCCCTTCCTCTACTTCGCGCGCCACGAAGACGGGCTCAATCCGCTCATTCGCAAGGGCCGGCACGAATTCCTCACGCAGTTCCCCAACATGGCGAGCGCGGAAGGTGGCAAGCTGCTCGCAAACCCCAGTGACGAAGAAACTTTCCGCACATGCAAGCTGGACCACGCAGAGCGCGAGCGCCACGCGCCCGTGCTGCGCATGCACCGCGAACTGCTGCGCCTGCGGCGCGAGGAACCGGTGTTCGCCGCGCAGGATCGCACCCGGATGCACGGCGCCGTGCTGGGCCCGGAGGCTTTCCTGCTGCGTTTCCTGGCAGCGGACGGCGACGATCGCCTGCTGCTGGTGAACCTGGGCGCGACGCTGACCTTGCTGCCGATGCCCGAACCCCTGCTGGCCCCGCCTGCAGGACAACGCTGGAAGCTGCTGTGGAACAGCGAGGACCCGCGCTGGGGCGGCAGCGGAATGATGGAACCCGACGGCGAGCACAGCTGGCGCCTGCCCGCGCATGCGGCGGCGGTGCTCGCCCCTCAACCCGTGGAGGACGATGATGGCCGAAGCCATCCTGAACAAAGTGCCCTGGTCGGGGCGCAATGAAAGCAACGAGCAGCGGCTGACGCGCGAATGGCTGGTGACGAACGGCCTGGGCGGCTACGCCTCGGGCTCGATCGCCGGCGTCGCCACGCGCCGCTACCACGGGCTGCTGATCGCGGCCTTGCCGACGCCGATCGGCCGCACCGTGATGCTGAGCCACCTGGGCGAATGGCTGCGCCTGCCCGGCGGCCGCGTGGCGCGCCTCGCGGGCGAGGAGAAGGCGGACCAGACCTTCGAGATGCCCGAGGTCCTGACCGAGTTCCGGCTCGAGATGGGCCTGCCGGTGTGGACCTACCACGCGGGCGACGTGGTGGTGGAAAAGCGCATCCTGATGCCTTATGGCCAGAACACCGTGCACCTGAACTACCGCATCAGCGGCGGCGAGGCGCGCCTGGTGCTGCGGCCGCAGATCCACTTCCGCGGCCACGAGATGCCGGTGGACGCGGGCTACACCGAGCACTGCCGGCTGCACGCGCTGGCCAGCCGCATCGAGGTCTATTCGGAAAGCAATGCGCAGCTGCCACCGCTGCGGATGACGCTGCTCGGTCCGCAGGCGCAGCTGGTGCTGGAAGGCGGCGGCTTCGAGGACTTCTTCTACCGCCTGGAGGCGGCGCGCGGCTATGCGTCGCGCGGCCGCGTGTGGACGCCGGGCTATTTCCGGGCGCAGCTGACACCGGACCACGAGTGCACGCTGGTCGCCTCCACCGAGAGCTGGGACACCATCCATGCGTTGACGCCCGATGCGGCCCAGCGCTCCGAGCTGTTGCGGCGCGAGCGCCTGATCGAGCAGGCCAGTCCCGCCGCGCGCAGCGGCCGCGCCGCGGAGCTGGTGCTGGCGGCCGACCAGTTCATCATCGCGCCCTTCAGCCGCAAGGCCGATGCGGCGCGCGCGCTGGCCGAAGGCGACCAGGCCCGCACGGTGATCGCCGGCTACCACTGGTTCACCGACTGGGGCCGCGACACCATGATCAGCCTCGAAGGGCTGACCTTGTGCACCGGGCGGCAGTCGGAAGCGGGCTACATCCTGCGCACCTTCCTGCACTACGTGAAGGACGGCCTGATCCCGAACATGTTCCCCGAAGGGCAGAACGAAGGCCTGTACCACACGGCCGACGCCACCTTGTGGTTCTTCCATGCGATGGACCGCTACATCCAGGCCAGCGGCGACCGCGTGACCTTGCGGCACGCGATCCCGAAGTTCATCGACATCATCGAACATCACCTGCGCGGCACCCGCTTCAACATCGGCGTGGACCCGCGCGACGGTTTGCTGAAGCAGGGCCAGGAGGGCTACCAGCTCACCTGGATGGACGCCAAGGTGGAAGGCTGGGTGGTGACGCCGCGCCGTGGCAAGGCGGTGGAGATCAACGCGCTGTTCTACAACGCGCTGCGCCTGATGGAGCGCTGGCTGCGCGAGGAAGGCGACGAGGCGCGCGCCGGCGAGATGGCGCAGCATGCGCAGCGCTGCTACGACAGCTTCAACCAGCGCTTCTGGAACCCGCAGACCGGCTGCCTGTACGACGTGATCGACGGCGAGAAGGGCGACGACCCGGCCATCCGGCCCAACATGGTGTTCTCGATCTCGCTGCCCAACCCCGTGCTGGCGCAGGAACGCTGGCAGAGCGTGCTGGAAGTGGCGCAGCGGCTGCTGGTCACGCCGGTGGGCATGCGTTCACTCGCTCCCGGGAGCCCCGACTACAAGCCCAACTACGACGGCGACCTGCGCTCGCGCGACGCCGCCTACCACCAGGGCACGGTGTGGGGCTGGCTGGCGGGGCCGTTCGCGGATGCGTGGCTGAAGCTGCATCCCAACGACAAGGACACCGTGAACAAGCTGATCGACGGCTTCGCCGCGCACCTGAGCCAGGCCTGCATCGGCCAGATCAGCGAGATCTTCGACGCCGAGCCGCCCTTCACGCCGCGCGGCTGCGTCGCGCAGGCCTGGAGCGTGGCGGAGGTGCTGCGGGTGCTGGTGAAGGTGCGGTCGATGCGGTGATCTCGCCCGCAGCGGCGCGCAGGCACTCCATCAACTGTTCTGTCGTCGTCGTGAGCTTCCGGCCGCGGACGGTGATGAGGCCGATGGGGGGCAGCTCCACCGGCACGGCGAGCTTCAGGACCTGCACCGTGCCTTGCTCCTCGAAATAGGCCGCGACCGAGCGCGCCATGAAGCCGGCCGCGCCGCGGCGCTGCAGGAAGGTGGCCTGCGCCAGGAAGGACGCCGTCTCGATGATGTCCTTGGGCGGCTCCAGCCCGTGCTTGTGGAACTGCTGCTCCAGCTTGACGCGCAGCGAAGCCCAGGGCGGCGGCAGCACGCAGGGCATCTGCGCCAGGTCGGCCCAGGTCGGCCGTGCCTTGTCGGCCAGCGGATGTCCCGCCGCGACCACCACCACCATGGCTTCGTTGAACAAGGGCTCGGGCACGAGGTCCGGCGCGGCATAGCCTGGCTCGAGACGGCCGACGAACAGGTCCAGCTCGCCCAGGCGCAGCTCGGGCAGCAGGCGCGTCAGGTCGCCTTCTTTCACCAGCACGGTGGCCTGCGATGAACGCGCCTTCAGCAGTTCGACGGCGCGCCCCAGCAGCACGGGCAGGCCGACCACCATCGAGCCGACCCGGGAGCGGCCGGCGGCGCCGCTTTCGACCGCGGCGATCTCGTCGCGCGTGCGTTCATACTCGGCCAGCACCGAGCGGGCGAAGCGCACGATGGCGCGGCCGCTGGCGGTGGGCTCGCTGCCGCGGGTGGAGC
Encoded proteins:
- a CDS encoding amylo-alpha-1,6-glucosidase, which encodes MAEAILNKVPWSGRNESNEQRLTREWLVTNGLGGYASGSIAGVATRRYHGLLIAALPTPIGRTVMLSHLGEWLRLPGGRVARLAGEEKADQTFEMPEVLTEFRLEMGLPVWTYHAGDVVVEKRILMPYGQNTVHLNYRISGGEARLVLRPQIHFRGHEMPVDAGYTEHCRLHALASRIEVYSESNAQLPPLRMTLLGPQAQLVLEGGGFEDFFYRLEAARGYASRGRVWTPGYFRAQLTPDHECTLVASTESWDTIHALTPDAAQRSELLRRERLIEQASPAARSGRAAELVLAADQFIIAPFSRKADAARALAEGDQARTVIAGYHWFTDWGRDTMISLEGLTLCTGRQSEAGYILRTFLHYVKDGLIPNMFPEGQNEGLYHTADATLWFFHAMDRYIQASGDRVTLRHAIPKFIDIIEHHLRGTRFNIGVDPRDGLLKQGQEGYQLTWMDAKVEGWVVTPRRGKAVEINALFYNALRLMERWLREEGDEARAGEMAQHAQRCYDSFNQRFWNPQTGCLYDVIDGEKGDDPAIRPNMVFSISLPNPVLAQERWQSVLEVAQRLLVTPVGMRSLAPGSPDYKPNYDGDLRSRDAAYHQGTVWGWLAGPFADAWLKLHPNDKDTVNKLIDGFAAHLSQACIGQISEIFDAEPPFTPRGCVAQAWSVAEVLRVLVKVRSMR
- a CDS encoding LysR substrate-binding domain-containing protein, coding for MPQIDRVLRSNIKLRHLQLVVALDEFRHLGRTAEFLSVTQPAVSKMLTEVENMLGHTLFDRSTRGSEPTASGRAIVRFARSVLAEYERTRDEIAAVESGAAGRSRVGSMVVGLPVLLGRAVELLKARSSQATVLVKEGDLTRLLPELRLGELDLFVGRLEPGYAAPDLVPEPLFNEAMVVVVAAGHPLADKARPTWADLAQMPCVLPPPWASLRVKLEQQFHKHGLEPPKDIIETASFLAQATFLQRRGAAGFMARSVAAYFEEQGTVQVLKLAVPVELPPIGLITVRGRKLTTTTEQLMECLRAAAGEITASTAPSPAPAAPPPRSRPARRSRAA